One genomic segment of Verrucomicrobiota bacterium includes these proteins:
- a CDS encoding HAMP domain-containing sensor histidine kinase translates to MENALAYAETLERNANYCRELAQSWKEVCKGNQGAEIFSIIDAVKKVKSDIFFDSKNIIIEGDSSLSLSGSISEISRLFQNLIGNALDANKPGDDEPTTVQISVESGGDKAVISVTDNGSGMSQETINKMQQGNFTTKGEKGTGLGFIICKRIVEAHSGTISVKSEEGLGTSICLSLKTWNPN, encoded by the coding sequence AAAATGCATTGGCTTATGCGGAGACACTGGAAAGAAATGCCAATTACTGCAGAGAGCTGGCACAATCTTGGAAAGAAGTTTGCAAGGGGAACCAAGGTGCTGAAATTTTCTCAATTATAGACGCCGTTAAGAAAGTAAAATCCGACATCTTCTTCGACAGCAAAAACATAATAATAGAGGGAGATAGCAGCCTCTCGCTCTCAGGCAGTATCTCGGAAATATCCAGACTCTTTCAAAACCTTATCGGTAATGCCTTAGACGCAAATAAACCGGGGGACGATGAGCCAACCACCGTACAAATTAGTGTGGAATCAGGGGGAGACAAAGCGGTCATTTCTGTCACAGACAACGGTAGTGGAATGAGCCAGGAAACCATAAACAAAATGCAGCAGGGCAATTTCACAACTAAGGGCGAAAAAGGAACCGGGCTAGGCTTTATCATCTGTAAACGCATCGTAGAGGCTCATAGCGGAACCATTTCCGTAAAATCTGAGGAAGGCCTGGGTACAAGCATTTGCCTGTCTTTGAAAACATGGAACCCCAATTGA